TAAGAAGTTAAAGCGTATTACAAGAGGGATTATATTATTTGCATCATTAGTAATGTCAATTACATTAACTAGTGCATATTGGTATGATGCTTTAACATTTATAAATTCCACTGATTTTAATGTTACAGATCCTATATTTAATAAAGATGTATCATTCTATATATTTAAGTTACCATTTATAAATTCTATTTGCTCATTAGTGTTTAATATACTTATTTTAATGGTGTTGTTTACAGGAGTATTTTATTTAGTTACTAATTTATTGAGTGGTAAAAAGATAGGAAATATCAATCTAGAAAGCTTCTCAGCAAAAGATTTTATAACTACTAAAAATCCTTTAAATTCTTTTGCCGGAAAACAACTTGCAATAGTAGTTTCTTTAATATTTATTACTTTAGCTGTAGGATATGTATTAAAAGGTTACGGGTTAGTATACTCTGGTAGAGGTGTAGTTTTCGGAACATCATATACCGATAATACAATAAGTTTAAATTTTTATAAAGTCATAGCTATAGTATCGATAATTGCTTCGGTGATTGTCTTTATATCAGTTATAAGAGGCAGAATTAAACCGATAGTTTTTTCTGTAGTTGCATTATTTGCATTAATGATAGCGGAACCTATAATTGCTGAGTTATATGATAATTTATATGTAAAGCCAAATCAAAGAGACTTAGAAGCAAAATATATAAAAAATAATATCGAGATGACTCAAAAAGGATTTAATATCGATGATATAGAAGTGAAAGATGTTAAATTAGGAGATAACCTAGATGGGGATACTGTGTTAAAGAATATGGATACTATAAATAATCTAAAGATTAATTCATATTATCCTGCGTTAAAATTTTTTAATCAGGCACAAACATTAAGATCATATTATGATTTTCAAGATATTGATGTAGATAGATATGAGATAGATGGAAAAATGACGCAAGTATTTATTACACCAAGAGAAATAAATATAGAAGGGCTACAAGGTAATGCAGATAGTTGGCAAGGAAAACATTTATTATATACTCATGGATATGGATTGGCTATGAGTAGAGTAAATGCTGTTACTGACTCTGGGAGACCGGATTTTGTTATGAAGGATGTTCCAATAAATAATATTACAGATATAAATATAGATAATCCACGTATATACTTTGGAGAAAAGACTAAAGATTATGCTATTGTAAATACTACATTGAAAGAAACAGATTATCCTGAAGACGGTAAAGAAAATACGTATGATTATACAGGAGAAGCTGGTATAAAGTTAAATTTTATAAATAAATTATTATTTGCTATAAATAAAGGCGATTATAATATGATGATATCGTCAAATATAAATAGTAACTCAAAAATATTAATAAATAGAAATATTATCGATAGAGTTAATAAAATAGCTCCATTTCTTACATTAGATGAAGATCCATATCCAGTTATAACAGAGGGAAAAATAAAGTGGATAATCGATGCCTATACAACATCTAATTTATATCCATTAGCAGAAAGATATGATGGAATTAATTATATAAGAAATTCTATTAAGATTGTTGTTGATGGATACAATGGTAATGTAGATTTTTATATAGTAGATGATAATGATCCAATAGCGGCAACTTATTCAAAAATATATAAAGGATTATTTAAAGATATTAATGAATTATCAGAGGATATAAAAAATCATCTTAAGTATCCACAATATTTATTTGACTTACAAAGTGAAGTTTTAGGAAGATACCATGTTGAAGATGCAAATGTATTCTTTAGTAAGGGAGATTTATGGGATGTGTCTGAATTAGAATATGGTGTAGAAAATGAAGACACTACTGTAAAAGAGGGAGATTATGTAACATTTAAGTTACCAGGCGAAGAAAAAGAAGAAATGGTTATAGTTAATTATTTAAATCCAAGTGCTAAAAAGACTATGGCAGCTATCTTCGCTGGAAGAATGGATGGAGATAATTATGGAAAACTAATGTTACTGAGACTACCAACAGATACATCAATTGAGTCACCACAATTTTTTAAGAATACTGTGCAACAGGATACAACAATATCCAAGGAAATAACTTTATTAAATTCTAATGGATCATCTGTTGAGTATGGAGAAATATTAATAGTACCTATAGAAAATTCATTATTATATGCTATGCCGATTTATGTAGAGTCTACAGGGAACAATTCAGTACCAGAAGTTAAGAGAATAATTTTAGCCAATGGTAGTAAGATTGTTATGGGAGAAAATATAGATGATGCTCTTAATAAATTGTTTAATATTGATACAAGTAGTAATGAAACAGTGATTCCTCAAGATGAAAATGAGAATGTTTTTGAAAAGGAAGATGAAAAAGAACTAGCTAAGAAAGCTAGTGAAAAGTTTAATGAGATGATAGAAGCACAAAAAAATGGCGATTGGGCTAAATATGGTGAATTACAAAAAGAGGTTGGAGATATAATCTCAGAACTTTCTAAATAGAATTAAAAAATAATCAGTTTTTTAACTGGTTATTTTTTATGTTGTTGAAGTTATATTAATTTAGTGTAAAATTATATCTAGAGCTATGTTAATAGGAGGGAAGTATGGATTACGATGTTATTATCTTAGGTGGTGGTACTTACGGGTGTGCCATTGCATATGAGCTATCTAAATATAGCTTAAATATAGCATTAATAGAGAAAGAATATGATATTGTAACGGAGATCGATACCATAAATTCTGCTATAGTATACGATGGATTGCAAGCTAGATCTGATTTGATAGCGAGTCTTGAAGTTGAAGGAAATAGAGCAATTTATGATATATGTAAAAAGTTTAATATATCTTTAGAAAATAAAAATAGTATATTTATTGCATATAGTGAGGGTGGAAGAAAAGAATTAATAAGAAAATTCAATAAAGCTAAGGAACGTGGAATTTACAATATAGAGATAATAGATGGCAAGACAGCTATGGATATGGAAAGTACAATAAAAAAAGAACCGTTGATGGGAATACTATCAAGGAATACAGCAATTGTATCACCATATGATTTTGCAATAGCATTAGGGGAAGTAGCAGCTCAAAATGGAGTGAACTTTAGATTTGCAGAAACTGTTTTAAATATATCTAAAGTATCTAAGGAATTTTTAATTACTACAACAAAGGGAAAATTTAAATCTAAAATAGTGATAAATACAATTCCAGATAAAAATTATGATTTAGATAATGATTTGAGAGAAGAAGAATTTATAAAGCATAGAAAATGGTTAAATTACTTTACAATAGATACTCATAAGGAACCTGAAAATATAATAAGAGCTTATGAAGATGACATAAAAACATTAGTAGTTCCTACTAAACATAATGTACTGGCAGGAGTAATTACTGATGGAGAATTAGATACAGTTACAGCAAATCATCAAATTAAAAAATTAATTGTAGGATTAAGAACACAACATATAACATCTTTTCTTAGCGATAGTTATTATTCTGATGAAATAATAATAGATCAATCTAAAGAAGAAGAGGCTTATATAAAAATATCAGGAAAGAACTATGGAGAATTGACAATGACACCAGCTATAGCTAGATTAGTTAAGGAAAGAGTTCTAGATATTATAAAGTGCACTGAAAAGAAAGATTTTATAGATAAAAGAAGAGAAGTATATAGATTTACAGATATAAGTGATGAAGAAAGAAATGAATTAATAAAAATAGATAAGAGGTATGGTAAAATTGTTTGCTTATGTAACCTAGTAACAGAAGGAGAAATAATAGATTCAATCAGAAGGCCTTTAGGTGCACGTACTGTTGAAGGAGTAAAGAGAAGAACAGGAGCAATGATAGGTACATGTAAAGGATCATCTTGTTTAAATAGAGTTGTATCTATATTGGCAAGAGAATTAGATGTAAATGTAGCAGATATAGTTAAGGAGAGTCAAGGATCAAATATTTTAAATGGTAGAATGAAGGAGTTTGAGGAGATATAATATGGCTGTGGGGGTAATTGAAGTTAGGGATGACTTTACTTGTGATGGTATAGAATTTAAAAGAAGAGACGATAATACTAAAGAGGTATTTACATCGTTAGTAAGGCTAAAAGGATCTGAGGCATATAATGTATTGCCTGTTAAATCATCAGAAGAAATAGAAGTAGAAAAGTTTATCGAGATTTCTAAGGCTATAAGTAGGATATATGTAAGTATACCAGTTTCTGTTGGTGATGTTATATGTAAGAATATCTTAAATACAGGAATAGATATAATAGCTACAAAGAATATTGATCATTAATCTTTGAAATTATTGACAAAGAAAATTGATATAAATTATAATAATAGAGTGAATATAATAATTTATCCTGTGAAGAGAATAGTAACTTTATTGGAAGTCAAAGAGAGTCGATGGTTGGTGTAAATCGATACAACTAATATTGTGAATCCAACTCAGAGGAATTTACGAAGAGTAAATCGGGTCAAACCGTTATTTTATAGAGTGGGCTTTATGTCAATTAGGGTGGCAACGCGGAAACTCCGTCCCTTGTTAGGGGACGGAGTTTTTTTGTATATACATATTTATGTAAAAAATACAAATTATTTTAGGATAAGGGAGTAGGTTTAAATGTTAGATTTAAAAAGAATAAGAACTGATGCAGAGGAAGTAAAAAGAGCGTTAGGAAACAGAGGAGAAGATTTTGACGTCTCTATTATTGATAAAATAGTTGAATTAGATGAAGAAAGAAGAAAAATACTAGTTGAAGTTGAAGCATTAAAGAGTAAGAGAAATGCTGATTCAGCAAAGGTTCCGGCATTAAAGAAAGCAGGAGAACCAGTAGATGAAATATTTGCAGAAATGAAGAAAATTTCAGAAGAAATAAAAGGATTAGATGAAAAGGTATCAAAGATTAGTGAAGAAATAGATTATCATATGCTTAGAATACCTAATATACCAAATCCATCAGTTCCAGATGGGGCTTCTGATGAAGACAATGTAGAAATTAGAAAATGGGGAGAACCTAGAAAATTTGATTTTGAAGCAAAGGCTCATTGGGATATAGGTACAGGTCTTGATATATTAGATTTTGAAAGAGCTGGTAAAGTAACAGGATCAAGATTCACTTTTTACAAGGGACTAGGTGCTAGACTTGAAAGAGCCATAATAAATTATTTCTTAGATACTCATACTGAAAAAGGATATGTTGAAGTATTACCACCATATATGGCTAATAGAGCATCTATGACAGGAACAGGCCAATTACCTAAGTTTGAAGAAGATGCATTTAAGGTAGAGAATAATGGATATTTCTTAATTCCTACAGCAGAAGTACCAGTTACTAATATGTATAGAGACGAAATAATATCAGGAGATAAGTTACCTATAAAGCATGTAGCTTATTCAGCATGTTTTAGAGCAGAAGCGGGTTCTGCAGGAAGAGATACAAGAGGACTTGTTCGTCAACATCAATTTAATAAGGTTGAGTTAGTAAAATTCACAAAGCCAGAAGATAGTTATGATGAGTTAGATAAATTAACAGCAGATGCGGAAGCTGTACTTCAAGGTTTAGGATTACCATATAGAGTAGTAAGAATATGTAAAGGTGATTTAGGATTTACAGCTGCTTTAAAATTTGATATAGAAGTTTGGATGCCAAGTTATAATAGATATGTTGAAATTTCAAGCTGTTCTAATTTTGAAGATTTCCAAGCAAGAAGAGCAAATATTAAATATAAAGAAGATCCAAAATCAAAAGCTCAATTTGTTCATACGTTAAATGGATCAGGGGTAGCTATAGGTAGAACTGTTGCTGCTATATTAGAAAACTTCCAAAATGAAGATGGAACTGTAACAATTCCAGAAGCATTAAAACCATATATGGGTGGAAGAGATATTATTAAATAGGTAATAAAAAAATTAGACTGTAGCATATTATAAATGCACAGTCTTTTTTAATTCAAAAAACACAAATATAGAAAAGACTATTGCAAAATGGTAAATTAAAGAATATAATTAACATATGAACAGTTGTTCATATGTTAAAAAGGAGGGGTAGTATGAAAAGTATAAAAAAGACTTATATACTAGATGGATTAGATTGTGGAAATTGTGCTAACAAAATTCAGCTGGCTATATCAAAGCTAGATGGAGTTGAAAGTATAAATATAGATTTTTTAACAAAAAAGATGAAGATAGAAGCAAGAGATGAAAAGGTCTTAGAAGAAGCAAAGGCAACAGTAGTAAAAATAGAGAGTCATGTTAAGGTAAGAGAAGAAGGATATAAAATAGAACATGAAGGTTCCACATGTCATGATGGATGTTGCTCTAGGGATTCAAACGAAGAATCTCATAATCATCATGGTCACAATCACGAACATGATCACGGAAGTGAGGGCAATAATGAGCTTATAAAGATTGGTATCGCAGCAGTGATATTTTTAATTGCAATTATATTTAATAGTAATAGTTATATAAGTATAGCGTTATTTATAATAAGTTATATTATTGTTGGTGG
Above is a genomic segment from Clostridium bornimense containing:
- a CDS encoding NAD(P)/FAD-dependent oxidoreductase; the protein is MDYDVIILGGGTYGCAIAYELSKYSLNIALIEKEYDIVTEIDTINSAIVYDGLQARSDLIASLEVEGNRAIYDICKKFNISLENKNSIFIAYSEGGRKELIRKFNKAKERGIYNIEIIDGKTAMDMESTIKKEPLMGILSRNTAIVSPYDFAIALGEVAAQNGVNFRFAETVLNISKVSKEFLITTTKGKFKSKIVINTIPDKNYDLDNDLREEEFIKHRKWLNYFTIDTHKEPENIIRAYEDDIKTLVVPTKHNVLAGVITDGELDTVTANHQIKKLIVGLRTQHITSFLSDSYYSDEIIIDQSKEEEAYIKISGKNYGELTMTPAIARLVKERVLDIIKCTEKKDFIDKRREVYRFTDISDEERNELIKIDKRYGKIVCLCNLVTEGEIIDSIRRPLGARTVEGVKRRTGAMIGTCKGSSCLNRVVSILARELDVNVADIVKESQGSNILNGRMKEFEEI
- a CDS encoding DUF1667 domain-containing protein, which codes for MAVGVIEVRDDFTCDGIEFKRRDDNTKEVFTSLVRLKGSEAYNVLPVKSSEEIEVEKFIEISKAISRIYVSIPVSVGDVICKNILNTGIDIIATKNIDH
- a CDS encoding UPF0182 family protein; amino-acid sequence: MKKKLLTIIAILLLVIIGGFVGLSSFIIDIQWFNEVGYTSVLWTRIFARLVIFVPIFLIIFISLSIYGNILIKNYKKSTAIREINKEGDKKLKRITRGIILFASLVMSITLTSAYWYDALTFINSTDFNVTDPIFNKDVSFYIFKLPFINSICSLVFNILILMVLFTGVFYLVTNLLSGKKIGNINLESFSAKDFITTKNPLNSFAGKQLAIVVSLIFITLAVGYVLKGYGLVYSGRGVVFGTSYTDNTISLNFYKVIAIVSIIASVIVFISVIRGRIKPIVFSVVALFALMIAEPIIAELYDNLYVKPNQRDLEAKYIKNNIEMTQKGFNIDDIEVKDVKLGDNLDGDTVLKNMDTINNLKINSYYPALKFFNQAQTLRSYYDFQDIDVDRYEIDGKMTQVFITPREINIEGLQGNADSWQGKHLLYTHGYGLAMSRVNAVTDSGRPDFVMKDVPINNITDINIDNPRIYFGEKTKDYAIVNTTLKETDYPEDGKENTYDYTGEAGIKLNFINKLLFAINKGDYNMMISSNINSNSKILINRNIIDRVNKIAPFLTLDEDPYPVITEGKIKWIIDAYTTSNLYPLAERYDGINYIRNSIKIVVDGYNGNVDFYIVDDNDPIAATYSKIYKGLFKDINELSEDIKNHLKYPQYLFDLQSEVLGRYHVEDANVFFSKGDLWDVSELEYGVENEDTTVKEGDYVTFKLPGEEKEEMVIVNYLNPSAKKTMAAIFAGRMDGDNYGKLMLLRLPTDTSIESPQFFKNTVQQDTTISKEITLLNSNGSSVEYGEILIVPIENSLLYAMPIYVESTGNNSVPEVKRIILANGSKIVMGENIDDALNKLFNIDTSSNETVIPQDENENVFEKEDEKELAKKASEKFNEMIEAQKNGDWAKYGELQKEVGDIISELSK
- the serS gene encoding serine--tRNA ligase — encoded protein: MLDLKRIRTDAEEVKRALGNRGEDFDVSIIDKIVELDEERRKILVEVEALKSKRNADSAKVPALKKAGEPVDEIFAEMKKISEEIKGLDEKVSKISEEIDYHMLRIPNIPNPSVPDGASDEDNVEIRKWGEPRKFDFEAKAHWDIGTGLDILDFERAGKVTGSRFTFYKGLGARLERAIINYFLDTHTEKGYVEVLPPYMANRASMTGTGQLPKFEEDAFKVENNGYFLIPTAEVPVTNMYRDEIISGDKLPIKHVAYSACFRAEAGSAGRDTRGLVRQHQFNKVELVKFTKPEDSYDELDKLTADAEAVLQGLGLPYRVVRICKGDLGFTAALKFDIEVWMPSYNRYVEISSCSNFEDFQARRANIKYKEDPKSKAQFVHTLNGSGVAIGRTVAAILENFQNEDGTVTIPEALKPYMGGRDIIK